In Nitrosomonas ureae, the sequence AGCAAATCAAAGGGTTTTGCTTCGTGAATCACCGTACCATTCGCATCTTTAATTTCAAAATAAGCAATTTTTTGTGCTCCGTCCACTTTGACCAGATTGGAATTAAATACCAGTTTTGCATGATAACGCCTAACATACTCCATCAAGGGTGGAACAAAATCAGCCACACCAAATAGCACAGCACCCGCGGTATCAAACTCAACATTTATGTTTTCCAAACAACCCGCTTGCAGCCAGTGATCACAAGAAAGATACATGGCTTTCTGTGGCGCACCGGCACATTTAATGGGCATGGGCGGTTGAGTGAAAATCGCCTTCCCGGATTTAAACCCCTGTACCAATTCCCAGGTATAAGGCGCCAAATCATGACGATAATTCGAGGTAACACCATTTTTACCCAGCGTTTCTTCCAATCCTTCAATCTTTTCCCATGCGGTCCGGATGCCGGGACATACAACCAACTGCCGGTAGCCGATTACCCGCCCATCATCCAGACGAACTTTGTTTTGCTCCGGATCAAATACAGTTGCAGATGCCTGTATCCACTCCGCGTTTCTTGGAATCACATTCCCCATCGGCTTTACCGTTTCAGCAATATCGTATGCGCCTGCACCCACCAGCGTCCATGCAGGCTGATAATAGTGACGATCACTGGGTTCGATAATTGCAATGCGCAAGGTTGGCCGCCGTTTGAGAAGACTGGCAGTCACCCCGATACCTGCCGAACCACCACCAATAACAACCACATCGAAAGCGCTTCCCCAATTGCACGCATCGATGACCGAGTCCTGCACCTTCACTTTATCGCCATTACTTTGCCGAGCCATCTCGTGTAAAGCAGCTGCCCGCCTGCCGGAGTTACAAAAAGCCAGAACCGGTTTAGGCAACTCAACCATTAACTTCTGAAAAGCTTCAACACGTTCGGTAGGTACGGCGCCCATTTTGACAGGCAGATAAATAAAGATAATGCCTTGAGCTTTAGCCATCGCTTCCAGCTCTTCACTATGCGGTTGATTCTCGCCACCTTCGTAGTCCGGGCGGTTACAAATGATGGATTTATAACCGGCTGCAGCAACCGCACTGATGTCGTCAACACTAATCTGACCACTCACTGAAAACTGGTGATCCAGTTTAATAATGTTCATGGACATGCCTATCCTCCTTTATTAACCCGCGATGTGGTATCGCAAAAAAGACCCATAGGCGCTATAACCAATCTTCAGTCTTTTATGTGGAATGTTTCTTGCAGTAGAGATTGAATAAAGTCTCCATGATTTGAATGGCCTCCGAGCTTGCTAGACTATAGTAGATGTACTTACCTCTTCGTTCTGTCGAAACCAGATTTTCTTCACGCAACACGGTGAGTTGCTGCGATAAAGTGGGTTGATGAATGTCCAATAATTCTTCCAGTTCCCCCACATTCCGTGTTCCCTGACTCAGTTCGCATAAAATGAGCAATCGATCTTCATTAGCGAGAATCTTCAGCAATGCACAGGCCGCCGCAGCCGATGTGTGTAATGCTGCCATACCGTTTAAAACTGGTTGTGTTTTCATGTTTTATCATACTTTAGTGTAATTAATTATTCGAGGCCCCGAAATTCAACAATGATGACAAGGATATTAATCCTAATTTATTTTATAGAAATTGTCAGTAAACTTATTGACGTTTCTGCTGCACAGCTTCAAAAATACCCATTCCCAATAACATTGCCCCTAGAAAGATAATAGCCTCCAGGTTGCCCGATCCCACCAGCACTAACGCTGGCCCGGGGCAGATTCCCGCTATTCCCCAACCGATCCCGAACACAATCCCGCCTAATATCAAGCGCGTATCGATTTTGGTAACACTCGGTATCTGGATGTATCCGCCCAAATAGCTTTTCTTTTGTTTCTTTGCAATCGCAAAAGCTATTGAGCTTACGGCGACCGCGCCAGCCATCACCCCTATCAGCGAAGCATCCCAGCGACCCGTTATATCAAGAAAAGCCAATACAATTGCCGGATTAACCATGCCGGATAAAATAATTCCCAATCCGAATACGATTCCGGACACCCACGCCATCAAACCAACCATTTGATATCCTCCATTATTCGCAGCCATTTAAACTAATTGGCAATCACATGTCTTACCACATAAACTGTCAGCATTGCCGTCAGTATAAATATTGCTGTGGCGGCAAAAGAGCGAATTGTCCCTCGCGATAACCCACAAACGCCATGACCACTTGTACACCCGGAGCCCAATCTTGTTCCGTATCCCACTAATAAACCGGCTAATAGCAACATCAAATGACTGGTTTCAATCCGTATCTCCGGTAGAGCGAAAAAAATATTCCAAATGGTTATCGATAAAACCAACCCTGAAATAAAAGCGATGCGCCAACCGATATCTCCTCTTTGCAAACGGAATAAACCACCCATAATTCCGGATATCCCAGCAATACGTCCATTAAACAGTAATAATATTGTCACCGCAAAACCTATTGCGAGCCCTCCTGCTACAGCTTGCCATGGTAATAAGTCCAGATAATTAATATGCACCCCCTACACTGAAAAAATAATGCCGGTCATTAAATTATTATATAGTATATATTAGAATATAATAATTTCTATTTATACTATTTTCAGTAATAACTTTATCTGAAAAACCACCAGGAGAATAAAATGAACCCCACCATACAAGCATTCTTTGATACCGTAACACAGACTATCAGCTATGTTATTTTTGATGAAGCGGGAGGCTGTTGCGCCATTATTGATCCCGTACTGGATTATGACCCTAAGGCTGGTAAAACCCTCACCCATAATGCCGACAAGCTAATCGCATTTATTCATGATCAACGTCTTTCGGTTCAGTGGATTCTAGAAACACATGCACATGCGGATCATTTGTCATCAGCTGATTACCTTAAAAATCAACTAGGTGGAAAAATCGCCATTGGTCGGAATATTCCTGCAGTTCAGAAAACATTCAAAAAAATTTTTAACTTTGGTGATGATTTTATACCCGATGGCCATCATTTTGACCATTTGTTTTCCGATGGCGAGTCGTTCCGGATCGGAAAAATTACAGCAAAAGTCATTGCAGTATCAGGCCACACACCCGCCGACATCGCATATCAAATCAACAATGTAATCTTTGTGGGCGATACGCTCTTTATGCCTGATGTTGGCACCGCGCGCGCAGATTTTCCAGGCGGTGATGCCCGCCAGTTGTTTAAATCCATTCAAAAAATACTCGCATTCCCGCCTGAAACCCGTCTATTGATGTGTCACGATTACCCCCCCACCAATCGCCCGCCAGAATGGGAATGTTCGGTTGCTGAACAACGCGCACGCAATATTCACATTCATGCCGGAATCACTGAAGACGAATTTGTAAAGATGCGCACTGAACGCGACGCAACATTAGAAATGCCAAATCTGCTGCTACCCGCAATACAAATAAATGTCAGAGGCGGTAAACTACCGCCAGCTGAGCCTAATGGTGTTGCATACTTCAAAATACCGATTAACTTAATTTGATGCGTGACATTTAGATTTCATCATATCTGACGAAATACCGCTGCTTAATACTAGTTGATCGATAAGTACAGATAGCTTTCACCTGTCTTTAAACCTGCATGGTGATAAAGTTACCCCGTTGCTGATCAAATTTTACCGCAATAAAACGGGCACCCACCGAAATTGCATGATTCTCATGATATTTATTGGTTACTTCCGCTACCGCTTGGAAATTTGGTGCGTCAATTTTTATAATATCTTTGAAATCCAGCATTACTTCTGTCAAGAAACGTATCCCTGCGGGTGACAAATCTTGAAAAACACCCTGCACCGGCCGCCCAGGCCAGAACAAATAAAAAACCAACTCCCCTCTCACTGGAATTCGCATGATAGTACGTTGCGTTGATTCCGGATTTTCATGATGCAATACAAAAAGCGGGCTTTCACATTCCAAGCAATTCTCACTTTGGTATAAACCTGTCTGCGGCACGTAGGGCGTTTTGCAGAAAAAACAATAATGCGTAATTAATCCTCGATAAGGCTTAACAGAGCGTTCCGACGCACCAGGGGCGGAAACCAAGTGGGGTAAATTAATCTTCTTATTCGCTGTTTCTTGCGCAGCATGAAGTAATTTACTCGCCAAAAATGCGTCATACCGCGTGCGCGCCCCCGGATCAGATAGAATTCGATAAGCTTCCTCAAGCAATACTTTATCTTGAAGAGAATTTTCTTTTAATACTCGATAACTCGCTTTAATTGTGGTAATTGGTGCATCAGATTGAACCTGAAGAATCCGATAATAATTACGTTGATTCAAATTGTCCGCATGCTCACTAGGCTTTCTTTCCGCCCCAGGCCTAGCATTGGAGCCCAATGCACCCTGACCTAGAACTTTAATATGATATCGATCCAATAATTCTTGGTCATATTCATCCCGCTTGAAGGGATCCCTTAACGTACTATAAGCAAGATTAAGTAAGCTCACATTCCAATCCGGATTGGCCAGCTCAGGATGCATTACAAGTTTTTGCATCAATGCCCAGTAACTTTCTTTGATCACCTCCATTGGTGCATCAGGCTGAATGTAAAGAATGCGATAGAAATTACGCCGCTCGATCATAATTACTGCGAATTCCAGCACCTCATTATTTGATTTATCTGTGATGTCAATTCTAATGGATTTTCAACAGATCATTCATGCCAATAAACATCATTTCTATTGTTCTCATGGCAGGTTAACATTTCCGGACACGGGCTTATATAACTACTGCAATTAGTCAATCCTCCCAGCCAACATCCAGATATATTATAGATTACACTTGCATTTTATTAGTACATCTATATAATGAGAACAATTCTCATTATCATTTATATATTAATATGAATACCCAAGCGCTAACACAGTTAATGGCACAGAATTTGTATCAATCCGAACTTACTAATTTAAATGCACTGATAGATAGTAATTCCTTATTTAAAAACGGTGATGTTGTATTTATATTGCACAAAGGTGAGCAATACACATTACGTCGCACGCGAAATGGCAAGTTAATCCTGAACAAATAGTGGATTATGAGCCTATATCATGTATATTAATACTTGTAGTTATTAGCGGTTCATATACGAAAATCACTCTGAACAGTAAGAATACATGCACCAGATTTCAATAATGAGTTGACTCAATTATTGAATGAGTAATTATTGGAGCTCTGGTGCCGTAAGGGTTGCCAAGTTTCCTGACCCCCACTCTGATCGACCACAATTTGTGTCATTCCTCGGATCTGTCGGTTACTTGGCAACATCTGACGGTGAGGTTTCACCTCGCCTTTGTCTGTGACCCAAGAAGGGCCTGATCGCTTATCTCTTTACTGTCTTGTCCTGACAATCGGTTTGGGTGAATCCCTATCAATAACTGTATTCAAAATGGGGAACGAAAATGAATAATCAATCATTATCCAATCATCAAACCATTGTTGGGGGAGTCGATACACACAAAGATCTTCATTTCGTCGCTATAGTCGATGCCTATGATCGAGTACTTTCCAGTAATTCTTTCCCAACGACGCGACAGGGTTATAAATCAATGTTGGATTGGATGCAATCTTTTGGTGAGGTCAAGCGCATTGGAATAGAATGCACAGGGACTTATGGTGTAGGCTTGTTAAGATATTTACAACAATTTGATATCGAAATTTTAGAGGTTACTGCACCAGATAAAACAATTCGGCGCAAACGTGGTAAAGACGACACAATTGATGCGGAAAATGCGGCGCATGCAGCATTTGCTGGTATACGCACCGTCACACCTAAAACGCGTGATGGCATGGTCGAATCGCTACGGGTTCTCAAGATGTGTAGGAAGACCGCCATTGCAGCTCGCCGTATCGCACTACAAATGATCCAAATGAATATTATCTCTGCGCCAGAAGCGATTCGTGAATCACTACGCACAATGACTCGAATGCAATTAATCCGTACCCTTGCTGCCTGGCGACCAGATATGAGTGGGTATCGTGATATATCAACTGCATACAAAATTGCATTGAAATCGCTTGCACGACGATATTTGGAGTTACATGACGAAATTGCAGATTTGGATGTGATGATTTCCGTCATTGTTGATGAATTAGCCCCCGAACTGATTACAGGCAAAGCCATTGGATATGAATCTGCGGCACAGCTACTCATTACCATAGGAGACAATCCGGAACGCTTAAAGTCTGAAGCTAGCTTTGCGGCGTTGTGTGGTGTCAATCCAATTCCTGCCTCATCAGGCAAGGTCAATAGGCACAGGTTAAATCGTGGGGGTGATAGAGCGGCTAACAGCGCGCTGCATATTATTGCTATAGGACGATTGCGGATAGACGCCAGAACTAAAGAGTATGTTGAAAAGCGTTTAACTCAGGGTCACACTAAACTTGAAGCACTTCGTTGCCTTAAACGTTATATCGCAAGAGAGGTATATTACACTTTGAGAAAGAGAAATAATTTAATCAATAGCGCACAAATTGCAGCTTGACATTTAGAAGGGCATCCGTGGTATACGGTAAGCGAATATATGATATGGATTCATAACAAGAATTACTCAGCAATAACAATTGCCTGTGGCATAATAACAATGGCAAATAACAAATAATTTGAAAGTAACTGAGCGAGATCTTTTGAAATGAATCCAGCCCAAGTAAAACTATTTGTCTTAGGAGCTAAAAATGAAAGGTAATATAGATATCATTCGCTGGCTAAATCAGCAGTTACAACACGAATTAACAGCTATTAATCAATATTTTCTGCATGCCCGGATGTACAAGAACTGGGGATTTAACAGTCTAGGAAAACACGAATTTGAAGAATCATGTGAAGAAATGAAGCACGCTGATCTTCTGATTGAAAGAATTCTGTTTCTGGAAGGCTTACCCAATCTACAAGATCTAGGAAAGTTAATGATTGGTGAAACTGTTGAGGAATGTATCGCTTGTGATCTAAAGCTTGAATTTACATCACGAGAAACTCTGCTAGCTGCAATAGCAGCTTGTGAATCAAGCCAAGACTTTACATCACGAGAAATCTTTGAGCATATTCTTGAGGACACCGAAGAGCATATCGATTGGTTAGAAAGCCAGCTCGGCGTCATGCAAAAGGTCGGCATCCATAACTGGTTACAAAGCCAGATTTAGCGTTTTCAATACTGCTGGAGTTCCTCTTCCTTCTCCAGCAGTACATTTAGCCAGCCAACCTGTTTTTTAGGTCAGCCAGCCATTTTTTTACTTGCTGACAATTTAAAGGAGATTCTTTTATGAAATTTCTTCTAAAAAAACAGACTGCTATGACTACATCATGCGCAAT encodes:
- a CDS encoding ArsR/SmtB family transcription factor: MKTQPVLNGMAALHTSAAAACALLKILANEDRLLILCELSQGTRNVGELEELLDIHQPTLSQQLTVLREENLVSTERRGKYIYYSLASSEAIQIMETLFNLYCKKHST
- a CDS encoding DUF6691 family protein — translated: MVGLMAWVSGIVFGLGIILSGMVNPAIVLAFLDITGRWDASLIGVMAGAVAVSSIAFAIAKKQKKSYLGGYIQIPSVTKIDTRLILGGIVFGIGWGIAGICPGPALVLVGSGNLEAIIFLGAMLLGMGIFEAVQQKRQ
- a CDS encoding MBL fold metallo-hydrolase, producing the protein MNPTIQAFFDTVTQTISYVIFDEAGGCCAIIDPVLDYDPKAGKTLTHNADKLIAFIHDQRLSVQWILETHAHADHLSSADYLKNQLGGKIAIGRNIPAVQKTFKKIFNFGDDFIPDGHHFDHLFSDGESFRIGKITAKVIAVSGHTPADIAYQINNVIFVGDTLFMPDVGTARADFPGGDARQLFKSIQKILAFPPETRLLMCHDYPPTNRPPEWECSVAEQRARNIHIHAGITEDEFVKMRTERDATLEMPNLLLPAIQINVRGGKLPPAEPNGVAYFKIPINLI
- a CDS encoding J domain-containing protein — protein: MIERRNFYRILYIQPDAPMEVIKESYWALMQKLVMHPELANPDWNVSLLNLAYSTLRDPFKRDEYDQELLDRYHIKVLGQGALGSNARPGAERKPSEHADNLNQRNYYRILQVQSDAPITTIKASYRVLKENSLQDKVLLEEAYRILSDPGARTRYDAFLASKLLHAAQETANKKINLPHLVSAPGASERSVKPYRGLITHYCFFCKTPYVPQTGLYQSENCLECESPLFVLHHENPESTQRTIMRIPVRGELVFYLFWPGRPVQGVFQDLSPAGIRFLTEVMLDFKDIIKIDAPNFQAVAEVTNKYHENHAISVGARFIAVKFDQQRGNFITMQV
- the hemP gene encoding hemin uptake protein HemP produces the protein MAQNLYQSELTNLNALIDSNSLFKNGDVVFILHKGEQYTLRRTRNGKLILNK
- a CDS encoding IS110 family transposase; translation: MNNQSLSNHQTIVGGVDTHKDLHFVAIVDAYDRVLSSNSFPTTRQGYKSMLDWMQSFGEVKRIGIECTGTYGVGLLRYLQQFDIEILEVTAPDKTIRRKRGKDDTIDAENAAHAAFAGIRTVTPKTRDGMVESLRVLKMCRKTAIAARRIALQMIQMNIISAPEAIRESLRTMTRMQLIRTLAAWRPDMSGYRDISTAYKIALKSLARRYLELHDEIADLDVMISVIVDELAPELITGKAIGYESAAQLLITIGDNPERLKSEASFAALCGVNPIPASSGKVNRHRLNRGGDRAANSALHIIAIGRLRIDARTKEYVEKRLTQGHTKLEALRCLKRYIAREVYYTLRKRNNLINSAQIAA
- the bfr gene encoding bacterioferritin gives rise to the protein MKGNIDIIRWLNQQLQHELTAINQYFLHARMYKNWGFNSLGKHEFEESCEEMKHADLLIERILFLEGLPNLQDLGKLMIGETVEECIACDLKLEFTSRETLLAAIAACESSQDFTSREIFEHILEDTEEHIDWLESQLGVMQKVGIHNWLQSQI